Below is a genomic region from Armatimonadota bacterium.
AGGCCCTTCTATATTTACGTGCGGAGGGTAATCTTCAAAGGAAAGCCAGTATATTTAATCGCTGACGGCAAGCACAAAGCGGCGTTGGCGACTTATTTTAATCGCACCGACTGCCTATACTTAAGATTTGTATCGAGCAATGTCAATCAAGAGCCTTTTTTAGACAGATATATGACCGCATACTTAGTTTAGATCCTAAAGAGTACTCCATCAATCAGAATTTTATTAGGGCTATTCGAGATGAATACCAAGCTAAGACAAATTGCTGAAAGTATCGAAAAGGACCCTTGCGAATCTACAGGGCATATATACCATCCGTTGCCCTTTCCAGAATTCGAACGACTTAAGACGTCGAGTTCGAGGGAATCTGCCTTTCGTAAATGGCGCTTGATAAGTCATTCCCTTAAGTCGTTTTCTTCAATAGCTGGATTGCGCGTGCTGGATGTTGGTGCTAATGCTGGGTTCTATTCGTTTAATTTTGCCAAACTGGGCGCACTTGTGGATGCTTATGAGCCACACAAGCATTATGCCGAATTTGGCGCTCAGATTGCGGAAGCTACTAACCTTCCAGTGCGATGGCATAACAAAAGATTGGAACAAGCAGATTTGGCGGGCAAAAACTACGACATTGCCTTGATGCTGAGCGTGTTTCAATGGGTTTCTAGAGGTAACGAGAACCTAGAAGAAGCAAAAGCATTGCTCAATGCTGTGGCGCACTCTGCAAGAGTTCTGTTTTTTGAATTAGGGTGCAACAGCGGCGAAAGTGCCATTTATGTTGCTGAGCGCCCGATTGCTTGGATTTGGCGTTTACTCAAGGAAAACACTTCGCCGAAAGATGTTGCCTATCTTGGCTCAACTGCTCCGTGGGGCAGAGGACGTCGTTTTCTTTTTGCCTGCGCAGAAGATAGAGTAAGTCTAACTCTTTGGCAGCGGTTTATCACCTTCGCCTTGCAAAGGTCCTGGATATGTTAGATGAGAAACAGCAGACCGCTGATGAGTTAAAGAATAAGACAATTCGTGGAATAGGTTGGAGTGTGGCAGGCCAGGCAGGCAATCAGGTTGTGGTGGCCTTAACAATGATTGTCCTTGCGCGTTTGCTTTCGCCACGAGAATTCGGCTTGCTGGCGATGGTTGTAGTAATCACAAGCTTTGCCAATATCTTCGCAGAAATGGGATTAGGCTCTGCGTTGGTACAAAAACAAGACATTCGCCAAGAACATTTGTCGTCTGTATTTTGGCTGAACGTGGTCGCAGGTTTGGTTTTGACTTCGGCATTTATTATTTGTTCGCCGCTTATTTCAAGCTTCTACGGTGAGCAAATCCTGAGGCCGCTCACTCTTCTAATATCAGCCAATTTTGCAATTGGTTCGCTGAGCATCGTCCAGAGGACCAACTTTGTGAAAACCCTTGATTTCCGCAGGCTTTTTGTTGCTGATATAACAGCGGTTGTGGTTTCTAGCGTTGTGGCTATAGCGATGGCTTGTGCAGGTGCAGGTGTATGGAGCCTTGCCACACAATCGGTTGTTCTTACATCGGTGACTGCCGCCATGCTTTGGTTGATGAGTGCTTGGCGGCCTAGTTTCATTCTTAGATGGAATGCAATAAGAGATCTTTTAGGGTTTAGTGCCAGTTTGTTAGGAACTGATGTGCTCAACTACTGGGTACGAAACATAGATTATTTGCTGATTGGGCGGTTTATTGGTAGCAACCCCTTGGGCATCTATAAGAATGCTTACCAGGTTATGCTTTTTCCTTTAACAAACGTGTCGCGTGTTATCTCAAGGGTGATGTTCCCGGCGCTTTCTATCATTCAAAATGAAAAGGCACGCGTTAGAAACATATACCTTCAAGTAACCCGAACGATAGCTTTGATAACCTTTCCAATGATGGCAGGCCTCTTTGTTGCCGTGGAGCCACTGGTTTTGGCAGTTTTCGGCACAAAATGGTCAGGAATGATACCTCTACTTAGGGTATTCTCCATAGTAGGACTAATGCAGTCCATTGGCACTCTCAATGGAAACCTGTATCTTTCTCAAGGAAGGGCTGACCTGCAATTCAAGGTCAGCCTTTTTGTGAAAGCGACTGCAGTGCTTGGTATCGTAATCGGTTTGCGTTGGGGAATATTGGGGGTGGCAATCGGATATGCTGTTGCGTCGCTTTTAAATTCTTATCCAGCATTTTATTTCGCAGGAAAATTGGTAAACCTAAGCTATTGGCAACTTTGGCGCAATCTGTCAGGGGTACTGGGTTGCTCTATTGCTATGGCTGCTGTTGTGTTTGGAGCGGGTGTCATATTGCCAACCACGCTGCCTAACTGGGCAAAGCTTGCATGCCAAATAATAATTGGGGCATTAATTTATTTGTTATTGATTCATTTTTTAGGCGTCAAGGCATATGTGGAGACACGGGAAATCTTGTTAGATCAATATCGCCGCTTCCGAGAAGGGCGCAAACAGCTTGGTGATGATGATGCTGCAGATGTTGTTGGTGCCAGAGCGTTGTGACATACAAGAAAGGTTGGCACTAGCTAATAAATTAATTTTTTGAGTATGAGTAATCACGTTGTCTTGCATATTGTAGAAACCTATCTTTTTATTACCGGCAGCTGGATTTATACACAGGTTACCGAAACAAACCGCTACCGCTCCATAGTCGCAGCCAGCAAAATTGAGAATACGGATGTCTTTCCTTTTCCTGACGTTTATAAATGTAGCCCCCTTATACAAAATCCACGTTCACTATGGCAGTTTGCAGCAAACCGTGCCTTTGAAATGATGCTCAGCATCAGAAAAAGGAAGTTGACCCGTCTTGTCCACAAGCATAGAGCCGCTCTCATTCACGCCCATTTTGGTCCAACAGGATATGGTGCGCTTCCGTTAAAAAGGGCAACAGGGCTGCCGCTAATAACCGCCTTTTATGGTGCAGATGCATGCCAAATTCCCAACCGTGCTCCGAAATGGCATCGCAGATTTAAAAAGCTGTTCGAGGAAGGTGATTTATTTCTGGCTGAGGGCAATCATATGAAACAAACCCTTGTTTCACTAGGGTGCCCTAGCGAGAAGGTGGTTGTTCAGCATCTTGGTGTTGACCTGAGCCTTATTCCATTTAAACCACGCCACCTTTCAGACGACGGCTTAATTAATATCATTGTTGTTGGTACGTTTCGGGAGAAAAAAGGAATTCCCTATGCCTTGCGTGCTTTCGCGCGAGTTGCGTCCGATCATCCAAACGTTCGCTTAATCATTGTTGGCGATGGCAGAGTTGGCCCCGAACTTGAGATCAAAGCCGAAATTCTCAAAGCAATCGCCGACGAGTCAATTGAGGATAAGGTGCACATCACAGGCTACATTCCATACAAGGAGTTTCTCCGCGAAGTAGAACGGGCACATATTTGTTTAGCTCCTAGTGTAGTCGCTGCGGATGGTGATGCTGAAGGCGGCGCACCGGTTTGCCTTATTGAAATGTCGGCGTCTGGCTTGCCAGTGATTGCAAGCCGGCATTGTGATATCCCTGAGGTTATAATTGACGGCCAATCAGGTTTTCTCGTGCCAGAGCGCGATGTCGAAGCGATTGCCGACCGCCTACGCTTTCTTGTAGATCATCCTGAAATATGGGAGCCTATGGCGATTGCTGGGCGCAAGCATATAGAAGAAAATTATAGCCTTAGAGTAACGATTCCACGTTTAGAGGCCATTTACGACGGGCTACTTCAAGGTGTTTTTCTCAATAAATGAATCTATTCATACCGCAAGACTTTTTGATGGCTTACTAAAAAGATTCTTGTGCAATTCTTGAAGCTCTTAACCAAAGGTTAAGTCAAGGAAATAAGTATACCTTTGCAGAAGATAGGTTTTGATAATTAGACATGAAGAAGATTCTTATTGCAGAAACAATAGACTGGAATTCGTCCGTGCAAATAGGCAGTCATCACTATGCTAGGCATTTTCTCGAGCATGGGGACGAGGTGGTTTGGGTA
It encodes:
- a CDS encoding methyltransferase domain-containing protein, whose product is MNTKLRQIAESIEKDPCESTGHIYHPLPFPEFERLKTSSSRESAFRKWRLISHSLKSFSSIAGLRVLDVGANAGFYSFNFAKLGALVDAYEPHKHYAEFGAQIAEATNLPVRWHNKRLEQADLAGKNYDIALMLSVFQWVSRGNENLEEAKALLNAVAHSARVLFFELGCNSGESAIYVAERPIAWIWRLLKENTSPKDVAYLGSTAPWGRGRRFLFACAEDRVSLTLWQRFITFALQRSWIC
- a CDS encoding MOP flippase family protein, with translation MLDEKQQTADELKNKTIRGIGWSVAGQAGNQVVVALTMIVLARLLSPREFGLLAMVVVITSFANIFAEMGLGSALVQKQDIRQEHLSSVFWLNVVAGLVLTSAFIICSPLISSFYGEQILRPLTLLISANFAIGSLSIVQRTNFVKTLDFRRLFVADITAVVVSSVVAIAMACAGAGVWSLATQSVVLTSVTAAMLWLMSAWRPSFILRWNAIRDLLGFSASLLGTDVLNYWVRNIDYLLIGRFIGSNPLGIYKNAYQVMLFPLTNVSRVISRVMFPALSIIQNEKARVRNIYLQVTRTIALITFPMMAGLFVAVEPLVLAVFGTKWSGMIPLLRVFSIVGLMQSIGTLNGNLYLSQGRADLQFKVSLFVKATAVLGIVIGLRWGILGVAIGYAVASLLNSYPAFYFAGKLVNLSYWQLWRNLSGVLGCSIAMAAVVFGAGVILPTTLPNWAKLACQIIIGALIYLLLIHFLGVKAYVETREILLDQYRRFREGRKQLGDDDAADVVGARAL
- a CDS encoding glycosyltransferase — translated: MSNHVVLHIVETYLFITGSWIYTQVTETNRYRSIVAASKIENTDVFPFPDVYKCSPLIQNPRSLWQFAANRAFEMMLSIRKRKLTRLVHKHRAALIHAHFGPTGYGALPLKRATGLPLITAFYGADACQIPNRAPKWHRRFKKLFEEGDLFLAEGNHMKQTLVSLGCPSEKVVVQHLGVDLSLIPFKPRHLSDDGLINIIVVGTFREKKGIPYALRAFARVASDHPNVRLIIVGDGRVGPELEIKAEILKAIADESIEDKVHITGYIPYKEFLREVERAHICLAPSVVAADGDAEGGAPVCLIEMSASGLPVIASRHCDIPEVIIDGQSGFLVPERDVEAIADRLRFLVDHPEIWEPMAIAGRKHIEENYSLRVTIPRLEAIYDGLLQGVFLNK